In Desulfobacter hydrogenophilus, the genomic stretch ATTAATTTTTTTGACCCGGTTCAAAAGACAGTGGCCGGCATCACATGTACCACTATGGGCGCAGGATTCAAGATTGCCTCGCGCATTGATGCGGCAAAAGGGTATTATGACAACGGTCAATGGATTCTGGACGATGTCGCTGAACAGGTGTATGACCCCAAAATTGACGACTATCATGTGGCCATAAGGCCCAGAAAGGTCGTCGATCTCGACCTGAATCCTGACGATCTTGGCCGCATGACCAAAAAGACCAACGAAATGAGTTATACCGAGCTGAGACGGTATGTCGAAAAAGTAACCGGCGAAGGGTATGACGCCACCACTTATAAGGTTGATATGCATGGAAAGCTGGCCTTTCCTTTTATCTGCGTGATCATGGCGTTGACAGGGGCTGCCACGGGAATGAGGAATTTTGTGAAGAGCAATTTGCCCGTGGGCATTGCCATGGGTATCGGCTTTTGTTTTCTATACTGGTTTGTCTTTGGGTTTACCGCTTCTTTGGGCTACGCAAAGATTTTGCCGCCTGTGGTGGCCGCCTGGGTGGGTAATCTGGTTTTTTTATGCCTGGGGTGTATCTACCTGATTCAGACGGAATGATGTTGATTCCATGATTTTTTTTTATCATATCATCACCCTGGTGGTGTTTTCTTTCTGCCTGCCTTTTTTACCGCTTGTCTGGATATTTTCAGCCAAACGGCGGGCCAATCTATTGCAACGTCTGGGTCTGTTTACCCGGTTTCCTAAAAAAGAAGCCAATACGCGCAGAATATGGGTTCATGCCTTGTCCGTGGGTGAAGTGAACTCAAGTTTGCCCCTGGTAAGTGCCTTAAAAAAAAATTACCCTGCCCATGATATTGTTTTTACGGCATCCACCAAAACCGGATTTGAGCGGGCCCTTGATCTGATGCCCCCGGGCCGGGCCGATTCCCCGGTCACGGCGGTGGGGTATTTCCCCTTTGATATTTGGTTTGCCGTGATACGGGTTGTCTTACGCATTTCACCGGATATCGTTTGTCTGGTGGAAACGGATTTATGGCCCGGTTTTTTGTCTGTCATGCACCAACGCCGGATTCCGGTGATCCTTGTGAATGCCCGGTTGTCACCAAGGTCCTTAAAAGGGTACCGATGCATGGGACCGCTGAGCAATTTGTTTTTCTCAACACTTTCTTGTGTCATGGCCCAAACCCGACAGGATGCTTTGGGCTTTGAACAGCTTGGTGTGGCCGGGAATCGTATTGAGGTTACCGGCAATATCAAGTTTGATCAGCCCTGCCCGAAGTTGTCCCGGGAAGAGATTTCAAGTCTTGTCCGGGATCTGGGATTTCACACGGGTGACCGGATAATGATGGCCGGTTCCACCCACCCCGGTGAAGAACCCATGGTGGTCCGGGCGTTTATCCAGGCAAGACAAACAGACCCTGCACTCAAACTTGTCATTGCGCCCCGGGACCCGGGCAGGTGTACCGCTTTGCTCAGGGAATTGCCTTTAGCCGGATTCAGGGTTGCATGTTACCTGGATCCGCTTGAAAGCAAGCACGGCGCAGATATTATGTTTCTTAACACCATTGGGATTCTGGCCAAGGCCTATGCGCTCTGTACATTTGCCTTTGTGGGCGGGTCCCTGGTGGCCCAAGGCGGGCATAACCTTCTGGAGCCGGCCATGTTTGGCAAGCCGGTCTTTTTTGGACCCCATATGACGGATTTTCATGATATGGCCCAGTTGTTTGTCCAGGGTGAAGGCGGCATTCAGGTTGAAGATGAAAAAGCTCTGGCCGTTGAACTGGAAAAAATGCTGGACAATCCGGATTACTGCATCCGAACAGGGCACAATGCCCGGCAAATTTTTAAAGACAACGCAGGGGCGATAAATGCCTGTTTAACCCGGATGGAGGCATTTCTTGACTAAATCCTGGTTGGACCGGATAGAAAAACGGGTATTGCAGACCATGGAAACCCCGGGGCACTTTGCACCTTTTTCTTTTGATCAGGTGCTGGCCGGCTGCGCAAGCCTCTACAAAGCCGGGGTGAGACTACGTTATGGCATGTATGGGAGCGGTTTTTTTAAAGCCAGGCGCCTTGATTGCCCTGTGATTTCCATCGGCAACCTGGCCGTGGGCGGGTCCGGTAAAACACCCATGGCGGTTTGGCTGGCAAAAATGCTGATGAAAAAAGGGTTGCGCCCTGTGGTGATCAGCCGGGGTTACAGAGGGACACTTGAAGATGAGGCTGCTGTGGTATCGGACGGCCGGGAGGTGTTTCTCGATGCAAAGACCTGCGGTGACGAGCCTTATATGATGGCCATGGAAAAAGCCTTTCCCGTGGTGGTGGGAAAAGACCGGTATAAAGCGGGGCTGATGGCTGTGGAAACGTTTGCACCTGATGTGATTATTCTTGATGACGGATTCCAACATCTGAAATTGAGCCGGGATCTGAACCTGGTGCTTCTGGATTACAAACAGCCTTTGGGGAACGGACGCATGCTCCCGGCAGGCCGGTTGCGTGAAACCCTTTGTATGGCAAAGGACAGAATTGACGCCGTCGTGTTTACCCGGTGTCCCCCGGATGCATTTCAATTGGACGCGTTTCAGGAAACTGGGAGTCGATCTTTTACAAACGATATCATTAAAACATTGCCGTCTGTGCCCGTTTTTTTCTGCACCCATGAGCCCTTTGTGGCGCAATTATTTCCGGCCGAAAGCAATAATAACACAAAGGATTTTAAATCCTGGAACCTGAAAGGGAAAACCGCTGTTCTGTTTTCAGGCCTGGCCCGGAATGCTTCCTTTGCACAGTCCGTGCAGGATCTGGGTGTAAACGTTGCCGACCACTTTGAATTCTGTGACCATTATCGGTATAACGAGCCTGATTTTAAAAGGATTTCAGCCCGGGCTGAGGCGTTGAATGCTGATTTCATTCTGACAACCCAGAAGGACTGGGTAAAGGTGAACCCGGTATGCTTCAGGGGTGTGACGGTTGCTGTTATTGGTATTCGGTTGCGCTTTTCTAACCCCCAGGGCCTTGAAAAATTTATTTTGAACAATAGGAAAGGGTAGAGCAGTGCGTCAGGGGTGCCCATGATAATTTATTGATTGCTCTTATAATCAATTTCGCGGTAGGACAGCAGTTCTCCTTTTTCGGCAAAAAGGGTCGAATTCTCACAAAATGACCGCCAAAATATATCTGACTGACAATTGTTCAGGTGTTTTAAAAATCGGTGGTTTAGTTTCCTCATAACACTTCGGGATAGCGTTTCTTTATCTTTAAAGTGTCTTAAATCTGAATCTATCCAGGCAAGTTTACCCTCAACCGGGTGATACATGATATTCCCAAGTCCCAAATCCTTAGGATAGAGCATTGCGTTGAGCATCACTGCCAGGTCACGGCCGAAGCACTGGATGATGCCAAGGCAATCCGGACGGTGCACAAATTTAGGATTTAAATCGTCGTAACCAGATAGAAAATCCATCTCGTGCATTGATTCCACCCCTTTGCGCATTTTCGGGAATAAAGAGAAAGCTGAAAAATAAGTTTTCGGGGTGACCAGGCCAAGTTCGGACAAAATGGCGGCGCTTTTTGATTCTCTTTCAGCTTGGGATTTTAAGGCATATTTTCTAAAAATATCTTTAGGGATTGATTGCCCGTAACAAACCTTTAGAATATAATCGTCCACTT encodes the following:
- the lpxK gene encoding tetraacyldisaccharide 4'-kinase, which codes for MTKSWLDRIEKRVLQTMETPGHFAPFSFDQVLAGCASLYKAGVRLRYGMYGSGFFKARRLDCPVISIGNLAVGGSGKTPMAVWLAKMLMKKGLRPVVISRGYRGTLEDEAAVVSDGREVFLDAKTCGDEPYMMAMEKAFPVVVGKDRYKAGLMAVETFAPDVIILDDGFQHLKLSRDLNLVLLDYKQPLGNGRMLPAGRLRETLCMAKDRIDAVVFTRCPPDAFQLDAFQETGSRSFTNDIIKTLPSVPVFFCTHEPFVAQLFPAESNNNTKDFKSWNLKGKTAVLFSGLARNASFAQSVQDLGVNVADHFEFCDHYRYNEPDFKRISARAEALNADFILTTQKDWVKVNPVCFRGVTVAVIGIRLRFSNPQGLEKFILNNRKG
- a CDS encoding 3-deoxy-D-manno-octulosonic acid transferase yields the protein MIFFYHIITLVVFSFCLPFLPLVWIFSAKRRANLLQRLGLFTRFPKKEANTRRIWVHALSVGEVNSSLPLVSALKKNYPAHDIVFTASTKTGFERALDLMPPGRADSPVTAVGYFPFDIWFAVIRVVLRISPDIVCLVETDLWPGFLSVMHQRRIPVILVNARLSPRSLKGYRCMGPLSNLFFSTLSCVMAQTRQDALGFEQLGVAGNRIEVTGNIKFDQPCPKLSREEISSLVRDLGFHTGDRIMMAGSTHPGEEPMVVRAFIQARQTDPALKLVIAPRDPGRCTALLRELPLAGFRVACYLDPLESKHGADIMFLNTIGILAKAYALCTFAFVGGSLVAQGGHNLLEPAMFGKPVFFGPHMTDFHDMAQLFVQGEGGIQVEDEKALAVELEKMLDNPDYCIRTGHNARQIFKDNAGAINACLTRMEAFLD
- the lptG gene encoding LPS export ABC transporter permease LptG, encoding MIRCLHKYWLKEFVRIFIIIQALVMVLFIFIDYLSHMDRILEYDVTFARGLWYVLLKLPYMFVQFTPAGLLLAVISVFGLMNRNQEITALKSSGVSVYFLVKPAIWVGCLLALLMLFLGETVIPLSMARSNYIRYHEMSGNKGVVHSQKDIWIRSDKTLVHINFFDPVQKTVAGITCTTMGAGFKIASRIDAAKGYYDNGQWILDDVAEQVYDPKIDDYHVAIRPRKVVDLDLNPDDLGRMTKKTNEMSYTELRRYVEKVTGEGYDATTYKVDMHGKLAFPFICVIMALTGAATGMRNFVKSNLPVGIAMGIGFCFLYWFVFGFTASLGYAKILPPVVAAWVGNLVFLCLGCIYLIQTE